Proteins co-encoded in one Acipenser ruthenus chromosome 3, fAciRut3.2 maternal haplotype, whole genome shotgun sequence genomic window:
- the LOC117394637 gene encoding uncharacterized protein LOC117394637, whose product MGIMDCKLLLGVVLCMLLPLDAKAQAPPGTFVNECRDRYFWLTTKRSFLIGGNFRFDIIGNDGIHPLDDRYAASCGFTYSINIPGDLIFRASFFACHVSSNSDSEFSLRFRFVRIDQFSRETYYPFSMTCSTTKQWYPREIVCEENYMEISVRRNVPVIAQEGMDTEDWQAALPAAQEAIMSVWQVVFHKTGQPAKSMNASVAQSRGYMINSTSSRILFRSPYNMPESEMLTVNGIQVEAIRATVFYKQRWMLLLVDTSAACTKNLGTFDGTHLAWVAPRVLTPLVLHIEKFQDKGIAMGVEGKLLDLATIRRRNYELKVNETFIEISVPYGAEGGYLKSRVINNQYNRIYAIDLYLEHQWADDLWEATQHRSFKPVRTPSIAETPFVVNNTIPAEKVFTVTLGIFNPDVELKNFTINGVPLTLPEAINQGIVLTEVQHPNGTKSFVLKVPFTHPLIPQKYIGNGVREFTLNINYTLNIIPENAPYFHPATIVCQIKDVVLPVIKGSCTEKSLVFEVTRGNMDHLWAVYIGKHQLTSGLAAQRGYILTNQTKFILEVPLFSIGCIYEDISLRGLFVRVELTLIDIRTLAAVLSAVQRCQFPAKQLLVCMPNGVMTVVAVTMEPIPVVEPSKTTLLDKTCKPKEFDSTRALFTFTVNTCGTRSKIVENYLIYENEVVYTRALFPANAPVITRDSEYRLTIRCRYPLNDTMKLLAERKAVPAPYSGSLEFYPYSSEQRGPKARDVLNLKARLARDVTFSRFYQEFPVSKSGLEPLFLEVVLLHHQNLADHLILRDCWATETPELDATPQWDLVTDGCLVSGDSYKTRFHPVSASPLTKRLEVQAQSVANHALWQQMYFHCLALVCASGKAGVCNQTCIAGDKRSARSVELADSVKGYISAGPVQIAPEGEVASVQAAGVATPLVPYILVLGVAVGVLLLAVVVFAAKAMRCWVSI is encoded by the exons ATGGGTATCATGGATTGTAAACTCCTTTTAGG AGTTGTGTTGTGTATGCTGTTACCTTTGGATGCGAAGGCGCAAGCGCCACCAG GAACCTTTGTTAATGAGTGTCGGGACCGATACTTCTGGCTGACTACGAAAAGAAGCTTCCTAATTGGAGGGAACTTTCGTTTCGATATCATTG GTAACGACGGCATTCACCCTCTGGACGATAGATACGCCGCATCCTGTGGCTTTACCTACTCTATTAATATCCCCGGCGACCTGATATTCAGGGCTTCTTTCTTTGCTTGTCACGTCTCCAGCAAT AGTGATTCGGAGTTTAGCTTGAGGTTCCGTTTCGTTCGCATCGACCAGTTCAGCAGAGAGACTTACTACCCATTCTCTATGACGTGCAGTACTACCAAGCAGTGGTACCCCCGCGAAATCGTCTGTGAAgagaactacatggag ATATCTGTAAGGAGAAATGTGCCAGTTATTGCTCAGGAGGGGATGGATACTGAAGACTGGCAAGCTGCTCTCCCTGCA GCCCAGGAAGCTATCATGTCAGTGTGGCAGGTTGTGTTCCACAAGACCGGACAGCCAGCCAAATCCATGAATGCCTCCGTGGCCCAGTCTCGGGGCTACATGATCAACTCCACCTCCAGTAGGATCCTCTTCCGCTCGCCCTATAACATGCCGGAATCAGAAATGCTTACA GTTAATGGAATCCAAGTGGAAGCAATCCGGGCAACTGTCTTCTACAAGCAAAGGTGGATGCTGCTATTGGTGGACACTTCTGCTGCCTGTACCAAGA ATCTTGGCACTTTTGATGGTACACATTTGGCTTGGGTTGCACCCAGAGTGCTCACTCCACTGGTCCTGCATATAGAGAAGTTCCAGGACAAGGGTATTGCCATGGGTGTGGAGGGGAAGCTGCTTGACCTTGCCACTATCCGTAGACGGAACTATGAACTGAAAGTGAATGAGACCTTCATAGAAATCTCCGTTCCTTATGGCGCGGAGGGTGGCTACCTGAAG AGTCGTGTCATAAATAACCAGTACAACCGGATCTACGCCATTGACCTGTACCTTGAGCACCAGTGGGCAGATGACCTGTGGGAAGCGACCCAGCACCGTTCCTTCAAGCCAGTCCGCACCCCCTCTATTGCTGAGACCCCCTTTGTCGTCAACA ATACCATCCCAGCAGAGAAGGTCTTCACAGTGACCCTTGGCATCTTCAACCCTGATGTTGAGCTGAAGAACTTCACCATCAATGGGGTTCCTCTGACCCTTCCTGAGGCCATCAACCAAGGCATTGTGCTAACTGAGGTCCAGCACCCCAATGGCACCAAGTCTTTTGTCCTGAAGGTCCCCTTCACCCACCCACTCATCCCACAAAAG TATATTGGCAATGGTGTGAGGGAGTTCACCTTGAATATCAACTACACCTTGAACATCATCCCTGAGAATGCGCCTTATTTCCACCCTGCAACCATTGTGTGTCAGATTAAGGATGTCG TACTTCCTGTGATCAAGGGCTCTTGTACTGAAAAGAGCCTAGTCTTTGAAGTGACGCGTGGGAACATGGACCACCTCTGGGCCGTGTACATTGGGAAACACCAGCTTACCTCTGGGCTGGCGGCTCAACGGGGCTACATCCTCACCAACCAGACCAAGTTTATTCTAGAGGTGCCGCTCTTCAGTATCGGCTGCATCTATGAG GATATCTCTCTCCGAGGCCTCTTTGTTCGAGTAGAACTGACCCTAATTGATATTAGGACACTCGCGGCAGTGCTATCCGCTGTACAGCGCTGTCAATTTCCTGCCAAGCAGCTGCTAG TGTGTATGCCTAATGGTGTGATGACAGTGGTGGCTGTGACCATGGAGCCCATACCAGTAGTGGAACCCAGCAAGACCACCCTGCTGGATAAGACCTGCAAACCCAAAGAGTTTGACTCAACCAGGGCTCTCTTCACCTTCACTGTCAACACGTGTGGGACCAGGAGCAAG ATTGTGGAGAACTACCTGATCTATGAGAATGAGGTGGTGTATACCAGAGCGCTGTTCCCAGCCAATGCTCCAGTCATAACCAGGGACTCTGAATACAG GCTGACCATCCGTTGCCGCTACCCCCTCAACGACACCATGAAATTGCTAGCTGAAAGGAAGGCTGTCCCTGCCCCCTACTCTGGATCCCTGGAGTTCTATCCTTACAGCTCTGAGCAGAGAG GCCCCAAAGCTAGAGATGTTCTGAATCTGAAGGCCCGTCTAGCAAGAG ATGtgaccttctccaggttctatcaGGAGTTCCCAGTGTCCAAGTCTGGGCTGGAGCCCTTGTTCCTGGAGGTTGTGCTCCTCCACCACCAGAACCTGGCTGACCACCTCATCCTGCGGGACTGCTGGGCCACAGAGACCCCTGAACTGGACGCCACCCCTCAATGGGACCTGGTCACTGACGG CTGTCTGGTCAGTGGTGACTCCTACAAGACCCGGTTCCACCCAGTGTCTGCCAGCCCTCTCACCAAGAGGCTTGAGGTCCAGGCTCAGTCTGTTGCAAACCATGCCCTGTGGCAACAG ATGTACTTCCACTGTCTAGCTCTTGTTTGTGCTTCTGGGAAGGCAGGTGTCTGCAATCAGACCTGTATCGCTGGAGACAAGAGATCAG CCCGCAGTGTTGAGCTGGCTGACTCTGTCAAAGGCTATATTTCTGCTGGACCGGTCCAAATTGCACCCGAGGGGGAAGTTGCCAGTGTTCAAGCAGCCG GTGTGGCGACTCCTCTGGTCCCCTATATTCTAGTCTTGGGAGTTGCAGTGGGAGTCCTTCTACTTGCTGTTGTAGTGTTTGCTGCCAAAGCTATGCGATGTTGggtttctatttaa